Proteins found in one Parasteatoda tepidariorum isolate YZ-2023 chromosome 7, CAS_Ptep_4.0, whole genome shotgun sequence genomic segment:
- the LOC107450561 gene encoding uncharacterized protein isoform X1 yields the protein MERDSLFKEVIVSKKGEVDVPVEPCRGFTSECEFCNKRFGNWVEPSEQVLENIPNKPGIFMVALKNKNTIEVQNIVLDLTDIQRKAFRCIENEKELVADKKSKVTKSVILCRWMTCKPKDDKDVTSLCAHWFNNGIKPKNMSNWLGMNIVEQSGHFAFSEKIQKWCYPKKEATWRKPKNTLPKRLVENVKECDFEKPCEVCDSNFAFSSWESLDNVVKNNLAPKTPGLYQLSVKCGKTREVVEIAFDYLDSSNSKFKCLDAAIRGHKNSLLNLDAHNRGKFKNKDAVTEIRWLEVQNMDNENSCFLWAHWFNAHKLPMLHTILPGKKQLEKHQNFVLREKDKKWCYVVDELKQNKMSRFASKQRMRNDLEEDIRFAQTHCS from the coding sequence AACGCGACAGTCTGTTTAAAGAAGTGATAGTCTCTAAAAAAGGAGAAGTTGATGTCCCAGTAGAGCCTTGTAGAGGTTTTACCAGCGAATGCGAGTTCTGTAATAAAAGATTCGGCAATTGGGTGGAGCCAAGCGAACAAGTCTTGGAGAATATCCCCAACAAACCCGGAATCTTCATGGTAGCTCTGAAGAACAAAAACACCATCGAAGTGCAAAACATCGTTCTTGATCTGACCGACATTCAAAGAAAAGCTTTTAGGTGTATTGAAAACGAAAAAGAACTTGTTGCAGACAAAAAGTCGAAAGTTACTAAATCTGTCATTCTTTGTCGATGGATGACCTGTAAGCCAAAAGATGATAAAGATGTTACCAGTCTCTGTGCTCATTGGTTTAACAATGGAATTAAGCCTAAAAACATGAGCAATTGGCTTGGAATGAACATCGTCGAACAAAGTGGACATTTTGCCTTTTCGGAAAAGATACAAAAGTGGTGCTACCCTAAGAAGGAAGCAACTTGGCGAAAACCCAAAAACACTCTTCCAAAGAGATTGGTTGAAAACGTGAAGGAATGTGATTTTGAGAAACCGTGCGAGGTTTGTGATTCGAATTTCGCTTTCAGCAGTTGGGAATCACTAGATAATGTCGTAAAGAATAACTTGGCGCCTAAAACTCCAGGTCTGTACCAACTTTCTGTGAAATGTGGAAAAACGCGTGAAGTTGTCGAAATTGCCTTCGATTACTTAGATTCTTctaactcaaaatttaaatgtcttgATGCTGCAATCAGAGGCCACAAGAATAGCCTGCTTAATCTTGATGCTCACAATagaggtaaatttaaaaataaagacgcAGTTACGGAAATTAGATGGTTAGAAGTTCAGAACATGGACAATGAAAATAGTTGTTTCCTGTGGGCCCATTGGTTCAATGCTCATAAGTTACCAATGCTTCATACAATTTTGCCCGGAAAAAAACAGCTGGAGAAACATCAGAACTTTGTGCTCAGAGAAAAGGATAAGAAATGGTGTTACGTAGTTGATGaactaaagcaaaataaaatgtctagGTTTGCATCGAAGCAGCGAATGAGGAATGATTTAGAGGAAGATATTAGATTTGCACAAACCCActgttcttaa
- the LOC107450561 gene encoding uncharacterized protein isoform X2: MVALKNKNTIEVQNIVLDLTDIQRKAFRCIENEKELVADKKSKVTKSVILCRWMTCKPKDDKDVTSLCAHWFNNGIKPKNMSNWLGMNIVEQSGHFAFSEKIQKWCYPKKEATWRKPKNTLPKRLVENVKECDFEKPCEVCDSNFAFSSWESLDNVVKNNLAPKTPGLYQLSVKCGKTREVVEIAFDYLDSSNSKFKCLDAAIRGHKNSLLNLDAHNRGKFKNKDAVTEIRWLEVQNMDNENSCFLWAHWFNAHKLPMLHTILPGKKQLEKHQNFVLREKDKKWCYVVDELKQNKMSRFASKQRMRNDLEEDIRFAQTHCS, from the coding sequence ATGGTAGCTCTGAAGAACAAAAACACCATCGAAGTGCAAAACATCGTTCTTGATCTGACCGACATTCAAAGAAAAGCTTTTAGGTGTATTGAAAACGAAAAAGAACTTGTTGCAGACAAAAAGTCGAAAGTTACTAAATCTGTCATTCTTTGTCGATGGATGACCTGTAAGCCAAAAGATGATAAAGATGTTACCAGTCTCTGTGCTCATTGGTTTAACAATGGAATTAAGCCTAAAAACATGAGCAATTGGCTTGGAATGAACATCGTCGAACAAAGTGGACATTTTGCCTTTTCGGAAAAGATACAAAAGTGGTGCTACCCTAAGAAGGAAGCAACTTGGCGAAAACCCAAAAACACTCTTCCAAAGAGATTGGTTGAAAACGTGAAGGAATGTGATTTTGAGAAACCGTGCGAGGTTTGTGATTCGAATTTCGCTTTCAGCAGTTGGGAATCACTAGATAATGTCGTAAAGAATAACTTGGCGCCTAAAACTCCAGGTCTGTACCAACTTTCTGTGAAATGTGGAAAAACGCGTGAAGTTGTCGAAATTGCCTTCGATTACTTAGATTCTTctaactcaaaatttaaatgtcttgATGCTGCAATCAGAGGCCACAAGAATAGCCTGCTTAATCTTGATGCTCACAATagaggtaaatttaaaaataaagacgcAGTTACGGAAATTAGATGGTTAGAAGTTCAGAACATGGACAATGAAAATAGTTGTTTCCTGTGGGCCCATTGGTTCAATGCTCATAAGTTACCAATGCTTCATACAATTTTGCCCGGAAAAAAACAGCTGGAGAAACATCAGAACTTTGTGCTCAGAGAAAAGGATAAGAAATGGTGTTACGTAGTTGATGaactaaagcaaaataaaatgtctagGTTTGCATCGAAGCAGCGAATGAGGAATGATTTAGAGGAAGATATTAGATTTGCACAAACCCActgttcttaa